In Nicotiana tabacum cultivar K326 chromosome 19, ASM71507v2, whole genome shotgun sequence, one DNA window encodes the following:
- the LOC107817826 gene encoding thiamine biosynthetic bifunctional enzyme TH1, chloroplastic, translating to MRYVQIPVPVNSPLPKASSISHMAYFCSQVLSTSFFTPKSQIPVLLNPGVACIKSFHQYRFLHIKAMQGDKVSTPTPSDECMVRVPHVLTVAGSDSGAGAGIQADLKACAARGVYCSTVITAVTAQNTVGVQGVNIVPEDFVAEQLRSVLSDMHPDVVKTGMLPSIGIVKTLCQSLKEFPVQALVVDPVMVSTSGHTLAGPSILDIFREELLPMADIATPNLKEASALLGGVPLETIADMRYAAKAIHDIGPRNVLVKGGDLPASLDAVDVFYDGKDFYEFRSSRIMTPNTHGTGCTLASSVAAELAKGSQMLSAVKVAKRYIEAALSYSKNIAIGGGRQGPMDHLLKLKSNVQRRPFDPCDLFLYAVTDSRMNERWGRSIVDAVKAALEGGASIIQLREKEVETSDFLEAAKACLKICRVHGVPLLINDRIDVALASDADGVHIGQSDMPAHVARVLLGPDKIIGVSCKTPEHAQQAWIDGADYIGSGGVYPTNTKENNKTIGLDGLKTVCLSSKLPVVAIGGIGISNAQAVMGLGVPNLKGVAVVSALFDRECVLTETRKLLEVLKESTK from the exons ATGAGATACGTCCAAATACCCGTACCCGTGAACTCTCCACTTCCAAAAGCTTCATCCATTTCTCATATGGCGTATTTCTGCTCTCAGGTTCTATCCACTTCCTTCTTCACTCCAAAATCTCAG atTCCAGTGCTGTTGAATCCAGGCGTAGCCTGCATCAAAAGCTTTCATCAATATAGGTTTTTGCATATTAAGGCAATGCAGGGCGATAAGGTTTCCACGCCTACGCCGTCCGATGAGTGCATGGTTAGAGTCCCGCATGTTCTGACGGTTGCCGGCTCCGATTCCGGCGCCGGAGCGGGAATTCAAGCGGATCTCAAGGCTTGTGCTGCTCGGGGAGTTTATTGCTCCACTGTGATCACTGCTGTTACTGCTCAAAACACCGTAGGGGTTCAG GGTGTGAACATTGTGCCAGAAGATTTTGTGGCGGAGCAGTTGAGGTCGGTGCTTTCCGATATGCATCCCGACGTG GTGAAAACAGGCATGCTTCCGTCAATTGGCATAGTGAAAACCCTCTGTCAAAGTCTGAAGGAATTCCCAGTACAAG CCTTGGTGGTTGACCCTGTTATGGTATCCACAAGTGGACATACGTTAGCTGGTCCCTCTATTTTGGATATCTTTAG GGAGGAGCTTCTTCCCATGGCTGATATAGCGACCCCAAATTTGAAAGAGGCTTCCGCTTTACTAGGTGGTGTGCCATTGGAAACAATTGCTGACATGCGTTATGCTGCAAAAGCTATACATGACATTGGTCCAAG AAATGTACTTGTGAAAGGAGGCGATCTCCCTGCTTCCCTTGATGCTGTGGATGTGTTTTATGATG GGAAGGATTTCTATGAGTTTCGGTCATCACGCATAATGACACCAAATACTCATGGAACTGGCTGCACTTTGGCTTCTTCTGTCGCAGCTGAGCTAGCAAAGGGTTCTCAAATGCTTTCTGCTGTTAAG GTAGCTAAACGCTACATTGAAGCAGCCTTGTCTTATAGTAAGAACATCGCCATTGGAGGTGGGCGTCAAGGTCCTATGGATCATCTTTTGAAGCTTAAGAGTAACGTGCAGCGACGACCTTTTGATCCTTGTGATCTCTTTCTGTATGCTGTCACTGACTCCAGGATGAACGAAAGGTGGGGTCGTTCAATAGTTGATGCGGTAAAGGCTGCCTTAGAAGGAGGTGCCTCCATTATTCAGCTGAG GGAAAAGGAGGTTGAAACTAGTGATTTTCTGGAAGCAGCAAAAGCTTGTTTAAAAATCTGCAGAGTTCATGGTGTTCCTCTGCTGATCAATGACAGGATTGATGTAGCTCTTGCTAGTGATGCTGATGGTGTTCATATTGGGCAGTCCGACATGCCTGCTCATGTTGCACGGGTTCTTCTTGGGCCTGACAAAATCATTGGTGTATCATGCAAAACACCGGAGCACGCCCAGCAAGCATGGATAGATGGGGCTGATTACATTGGCTCTGGCGGTGTATATCCAACTAATACCAAAGAGAACAATAAGACGATTGGTTTGGATGGCCTGAAAACTGTTTGTTTGTCATCCAAATTACCAGTTGTAGCCATTGGCGGCATAGGCATCTCTAATGCTCAGGCTGTAATGGGACTAGGGGTCCCAAACCTGAAAGGCGTTGCTGTTGTATCTGCTCTATTTGATAGGGAATGTGTTTTGACAGAAACCAGAAAGTTACTCGAGGTGCTCAAGGAGTCAACCAAATGA